In Prunus dulcis chromosome 2, ALMONDv2, whole genome shotgun sequence, a single genomic region encodes these proteins:
- the LOC117619419 gene encoding uncharacterized protein LOC117619419, with translation MGNCFVLSKPEKVLRVVKTDGKVLEFRAPTLVKDMLMNFSGSGISESKQASELLPPNYKLKLGKVYYMIPLLGSVASYASSAGIISSVDVTEKDRAATRRIKIVITKQQLQELLTKQISVQEVLSTSGLEQKSCLSNDSSTNWKPKLESIPELEGSE, from the coding sequence ATGGGCAACTGTTTTGTTCTCTCCAAGCCGGAGAAAGTTTTGAGGGTTGTGAAGACAGACGGGAAAGTTTTAGAATTCAGGGCACCAACTCTTGTTAAGGACATGTTGATGAACTTTTCGGGCTCTGGTATTAGTGAATCAAAGCAAGCCTCAGAGCTTCTCCCTCCTAATTACAAACTGAAGCTTGGGAAGGTTTACTATATGATTCCTCTTCTGGGTTCTGTTGCAAGTTATGCGAGCAGTGCAGGTATTATTTCATCTGTGGATGTTACAGAAAAGGACCGGGCTGCTACAAGAAGGATTAAGATCGTCATAACAAAGCAACAGCTTCAAGAGCTATTGACAAAGCAAATATCAGTACAGGAGGTTCTTTCAACTTCAGGGCTTGAACAGAAATCATGTTTGTCTAATGATTCTTCAACAAATTGGAAGCCGAAGCTTGAATCCATCCCTGAACTTGAAGGAAGCGAGTAG